The following is a genomic window from Prevotella nigrescens.
TTTTCGGTATAAACACAACCAGCAATTATGCCGTAGCATGGACCAAGCTCATAGATGGGTCTAACACAACTGCAAGTTACAAATGGTCGTTCGTTGAATCGAACGCAGGCAACGCATTCAAACTTCCCAGATATAAAGACCTTAACGTGCTTTATTACAACAATAGAGCCATGGCATTCGGAGTAGCAGACGACGGTAAGTTTGCACAAGTTAGAGAAAGTGGCAACAACGGCATTGTCTGGACAGTCAACAAAGCTTATGTCTATCCTACAGAAACTCCTTCTGGATACTTCGCAATAACTTCCGACACCCAAAAGTATATTTGGATTGTAAGTGGCAACAAGGTATGGAAAGGCAGACTGAACAGCATGGGTTGGAGCAAGCAACAAACTGAATTTACGAAATAGAACATACAGGCTGGCTGCAAGAGACTATCTATCTGTAAGCAAACTACAAAACAAAATATGAAGCGTATCCTTTCCTACATATTGTTTCTCATGGCTTCTGTACCCATTCTGGCACAAGATGGTGAAGAATACAGAATGGAATTGGGTGCAGGAATAGGACTGATGGGCTACCTTGGCGACTTCAACGGCGCGCTGACAAAAGACCTTCAGCCTATGGGGACTGTGTTGGCACGCTATGCCTTTAATCCCTATATGGGACTAAAGTTCAATATCTCTTATGGGAAGATGAAAGGTAAATCGAACGATGTTAAAACCTATTACCCTAAATTTACCACAACGCCCTATGAGTTTAACAACACACTGGTAGATGTCGGGGCAGTTTACGAATACAACTTCTGGCCTTATGGTACAGGCAGGGAATACAGGGGGGCACAACGCCTGACGCCTTTTGTTTTCGGAGGAATAGGTGCGACCTATGCACAAATAAAGAATGGAGACAGGAAATCGGCTTTTTCAGCGAATGTCCCGATAGGTTTAGGCATCAAATATAAATTAGGAGAACGAACAAACATTGGATTGGAATGGGCAATGCATTTCTGTCTATCCGACGAATTGGACGGGCAAAAGGATCCTTACGACATAAAGAGTAGTGGAGCTTTTAAGAATACTGACTGTTATTCTACACTGCAACTCACCATTACCTATAGTTTTATGACTAAATGTCGGACTTGTCATAACGAAGACGAATAAAAACCGTTTGCTTGTTATCCAACAATTGAATATATAAGACGATACAATCTTCGAAGAATATGGTAGAAGAATTAGATATGAAACGCATACCACGACATATTGCCATTATTATGGATGGCAATGGACGTTGGGCTACGGAACGCAATAAGCCCAGGTCGTTTGGACATCAGGCGGGCGTGGAGACTGTACGCCGAATAACTTCTGAATGCACAAGGTTAGGCGTGAAATACCTAACACTTTACACATTCTCGACAGAAAATTGGAATCGACCGTCCGATGAAATAGCAGCGCTTATGGGATTGGTACTGACTTCTCTTGAAGACGAAATATTTATGAAGAATAATGTACGCTTCCAGGTCATCGGAGACATTGGGCGACTTCCATCAGCCGTGGCAGAAAAACTAAGAGAGACGATTGAGCATACTTCAAAAAATGATGCTATGACAATGGTTGTTGCGCTAAGTTATTCGGCACGCTGGGAACTTACAGAAGCTACAAAACAAATAGCTGCAAAAGTGCAGAAAGGCGAATTGAAGATAGATGATATTGATGAGAATATCATTAATGGTCATCTTTGTACAAACTTCATGCCCGACCCCGACCTACTTATAAGAACAGGAGGAGAGTTCCGCATTTCCAACTATCTGCTTTGGCAGGTAGCCTATTC
Proteins encoded in this region:
- a CDS encoding DUF6089 family protein, whose protein sequence is MKRILSYILFLMASVPILAQDGEEYRMELGAGIGLMGYLGDFNGALTKDLQPMGTVLARYAFNPYMGLKFNISYGKMKGKSNDVKTYYPKFTTTPYEFNNTLVDVGAVYEYNFWPYGTGREYRGAQRLTPFVFGGIGATYAQIKNGDRKSAFSANVPIGLGIKYKLGERTNIGLEWAMHFCLSDELDGQKDPYDIKSSGAFKNTDCYSTLQLTITYSFMTKCRTCHNEDE
- a CDS encoding isoprenyl transferase, with protein sequence MVEELDMKRIPRHIAIIMDGNGRWATERNKPRSFGHQAGVETVRRITSECTRLGVKYLTLYTFSTENWNRPSDEIAALMGLVLTSLEDEIFMKNNVRFQVIGDIGRLPSAVAEKLRETIEHTSKNDAMTMVVALSYSARWELTEATKQIAAKVQKGELKIDDIDENIINGHLCTNFMPDPDLLIRTGGEFRISNYLLWQVAYSELYFCDTYWPDFKESDLHKAIIDYQSRQRRFGKTEKQIETELKNK